One region of Sphingomonas abietis genomic DNA includes:
- a CDS encoding respiratory chain complex I subunit 1 family protein has product MTEIVLRILSAVLIFPGGVFAIALGLLLKGVERRLVARLQRRIGPPLLQPFYDLAKLMQKETFVPDLADAGLFLLTPMIGVASMSVAMALLPMAGVYTPSAALGDLIILFYLISLPALALMLSGSASGSPFGALGFSREMAMMLAYEGPILLVIVSVALYVGQATGGGVTFDLVTIVRYQINHGPLLLEWRLAPALLAYLAFIPANLGMPPFDIPEAETELAEGPLLEYSGSSLGLLKLGAAIKAVVVTALGITLFWPNGPAGVAGVLVFIAKHMLVVGGLALLKAGVGRMRIDQAVLFYLKWPMLLGGVALVAVRA; this is encoded by the coding sequence ATGACTGAGATTGTCCTGCGCATCCTGTCTGCTGTGCTGATCTTTCCCGGCGGGGTGTTCGCCATCGCGCTCGGGCTTCTGCTCAAGGGTGTGGAGAGACGCCTGGTCGCGCGTCTCCAGCGCCGAATCGGGCCGCCGCTGCTCCAGCCCTTCTACGATCTTGCCAAGCTCATGCAGAAGGAAACGTTCGTTCCGGATCTGGCCGATGCGGGCCTGTTTCTCCTGACCCCGATGATCGGCGTCGCGAGCATGAGCGTGGCGATGGCCCTGCTGCCGATGGCGGGCGTCTACACCCCGTCGGCGGCGCTGGGCGACCTGATCATCCTCTTCTATCTCATCTCGCTTCCGGCGCTGGCGCTGATGCTGTCCGGCTCCGCATCCGGATCGCCGTTCGGCGCGCTGGGCTTCTCGCGCGAGATGGCGATGATGCTCGCCTATGAAGGCCCGATCCTGCTCGTGATCGTTAGCGTGGCGCTGTATGTCGGCCAGGCGACCGGCGGCGGAGTTACCTTCGATCTGGTCACGATCGTCCGCTACCAGATCAATCATGGCCCGCTCCTGCTCGAATGGCGGCTGGCGCCGGCGCTGCTCGCCTATCTGGCCTTCATCCCCGCGAACCTTGGTATGCCGCCGTTCGACATCCCCGAGGCGGAGACCGAACTCGCCGAGGGGCCTCTGCTTGAATATAGCGGTTCGTCGCTTGGCCTGCTCAAGCTCGGCGCCGCGATCAAGGCGGTGGTCGTGACCGCGCTCGGCATCACGCTGTTCTGGCCGAACGGCCCCGCGGGGGTGGCAGGCGTGCTTGTCTTTATCGCCAAACATATGCTGGTTGTCGGCGGATTGGCGCTGCTCAAGGCCGGGGTCGGGCGCATGCGTATCGATCAGGCCGTGCTTTTCTACCTGAAATGGCCGATGCTGCTTGGCGGTGTCGCGCTTGTCGCAGTTCGTGCATAG
- a CDS encoding NADH-quinone oxidoreductase subunit B family protein, giving the protein MRFLAKAARKSPWIYRINAGSCNGCDVELATTACIPRYDIERLGCQYCGSPKHADIILITGPVTVGVKDKLLRVYAQVPEPKVTVAVGICPISGGVFRESYSIAGPLDQFVPVDVNVPGCPPRPQAIIEGLALAIEIWGERAEAAA; this is encoded by the coding sequence ATGCGTTTTCTCGCCAAGGCCGCGCGGAAGTCGCCGTGGATCTACCGGATCAATGCCGGCTCCTGTAACGGATGCGACGTCGAACTTGCCACCACGGCTTGCATTCCGCGCTACGATATCGAACGACTCGGCTGCCAATATTGCGGCAGCCCCAAACACGCCGACATCATCCTCATCACCGGCCCGGTCACGGTGGGCGTCAAGGACAAGCTGCTGCGCGTCTATGCGCAAGTTCCGGAGCCGAAGGTCACGGTCGCGGTCGGCATCTGCCCGATTTCGGGGGGCGTTTTTCGGGAAAGCTATTCCATCGCCGGGCCGCTCGATCAGTTCGTTCCCGTCGACGTCAACGTTCCCGGCTGCCCGCCGCGCCCGCAAGCGATCATCGAGGGCCTCGCGCTCGCGATTGAGATCTGGGGCGAGCGAGCAGAGGCCGCGGCATGA
- a CDS encoding 4Fe-4S dicluster domain-containing protein translates to MNALKLLIQNLMKGPATDPYPFGEPTTPPRLRGRVAIDGEACVACKMCEHVCAGGAIKFVEDEENVHFVVWHNSCVTCGLCAFYCPTKAITVTDNWHGAHRQEDKYKQVDHATIPYSHCTSCGARFLKARDSLMQLAYKSVGAREEQLRDLCPDCRRAESVRKAIP, encoded by the coding sequence ATGAACGCGCTCAAGCTTCTAATCCAGAACCTGATGAAGGGGCCGGCGACCGATCCCTATCCATTCGGCGAACCGACGACGCCGCCGAGGTTGCGCGGGCGGGTCGCCATTGATGGCGAAGCGTGCGTCGCCTGCAAGATGTGCGAGCATGTTTGTGCGGGCGGCGCGATCAAGTTCGTCGAGGACGAGGAAAACGTCCACTTCGTCGTCTGGCACAATAGCTGCGTCACGTGTGGGCTCTGTGCTTTTTATTGCCCGACCAAGGCGATCACCGTTACCGACAATTGGCACGGCGCCCACCGTCAGGAAGACAAGTACAAGCAGGTCGATCATGCGACGATACCCTATTCCCATTGCACGTCGTGCGGCGCGCGTTTCCTCAAGGCTCGGGATTCATTGATGCAGCTCGCCTACAAGAGTGTCGGCGCACGCGAGGAACAATTGCGCGATCTCTGCCCCGATTGTCGCCGGGCCGAGAGCGTGCGGAAGGCGATTCCATGA
- a CDS encoding NADH-quinone oxidoreductase subunit C: protein MSPGRERAEGDSMSTSSSIGDEAAFLPRLRSLLGEVTTTPSRNGRMVAWVSLADPKALVPAASALKQIGARLSVITAFARDPAGASPLAYTFDVAGDTVTLRLRVEADAGVETIVPIFRNADWLEREVMELFDVRITGRPHNRRLFLDESVDGQALERLLPLSIVSNAASTELLFDRIAEAAKAGRDDGGEA from the coding sequence TTGTCGCCGGGCCGAGAGCGTGCGGAAGGCGATTCCATGAGCACGTCATCATCCATCGGCGACGAGGCGGCGTTTCTGCCCAGACTGCGAAGCCTTCTGGGCGAGGTCACGACGACGCCCAGCCGCAACGGCCGGATGGTGGCCTGGGTCAGCCTGGCCGATCCGAAGGCGCTGGTACCGGCGGCCAGCGCGCTCAAGCAGATCGGCGCGCGGCTGAGCGTGATCACCGCCTTCGCACGCGACCCCGCAGGCGCCAGCCCGCTTGCCTACACGTTCGACGTGGCGGGCGACACCGTCACGCTCAGGCTTCGCGTGGAGGCGGATGCGGGCGTTGAGACTATTGTGCCGATCTTCCGCAATGCCGACTGGCTCGAGCGCGAGGTGATGGAATTGTTCGATGTTCGCATCACCGGCCGGCCACACAACCGCCGCTTGTTCCTCGACGAGAGCGTGGATGGGCAGGCGCTGGAACGGCTGCTCCCGCTCTCGATCGTCTCCAATGCGGCGAGCACGGAACTGCTGTTCGACCGCATTGCCGAAGCGGCCAAAGCCGGGCGCGACGATGGAGGCGAGGCATGA
- a CDS encoding hydrogenase large subunit: protein MSESFDIPIGPLHVALEEPMYFQVSVQGETLTGMELYAGHVHRGIEYLTAKRNIYQNLVLLEHVCSLCSNSHPETFSMTLETIAGIEVPPRAHYLRMIADEIKRTASHLFNVAIMSHVIGFDSMFMHVMQAREIMQDVKETIFGNRMSMAANIIGGVRYDLTGELTAFLLAQLDKLEPILRDEIIPAYATNRTILSRTRGIGVITREECVDHGLVGPVARGSGIAFDVREAAPYAAYAELDFATQTMTDGDVWSRAMVRLHEALVSIGLLRQCVARLPSGPTNAGPLPHIPAGEAIARTEAPRGELLYYVKTVGTDVPERVRCRVPSYMNWEALKVMMRHGRVADIPLIINSIDPCVSCTER from the coding sequence ATGAGCGAGAGCTTCGACATCCCGATCGGGCCGCTGCACGTCGCACTCGAGGAGCCGATGTATTTCCAGGTGAGCGTTCAAGGTGAGACGCTGACCGGCATGGAGCTGTACGCCGGCCACGTCCATCGCGGGATCGAGTATCTCACGGCGAAGCGCAACATCTACCAGAATCTCGTGCTGCTGGAGCATGTCTGCTCATTGTGCTCGAACAGCCATCCCGAGACGTTCAGCATGACTTTGGAGACGATAGCCGGGATCGAGGTGCCGCCCCGCGCGCACTATCTCCGGATGATCGCCGACGAGATCAAGCGCACCGCATCGCATCTCTTCAACGTCGCGATCATGTCGCACGTCATCGGCTTTGATTCGATGTTCATGCACGTCATGCAGGCGCGCGAGATCATGCAGGACGTCAAGGAGACGATCTTCGGCAACCGCATGAGTATGGCCGCTAACATCATCGGCGGGGTACGCTACGATCTGACTGGGGAACTCACCGCCTTCCTTCTTGCCCAGCTCGACAAGCTGGAGCCGATCCTGCGCGACGAGATTATCCCGGCCTATGCGACCAACCGCACCATCCTCTCGCGAACGAGGGGCATCGGTGTGATCACCCGTGAGGAATGCGTGGATCATGGTCTGGTCGGTCCGGTCGCGCGCGGATCGGGCATCGCCTTCGATGTGCGCGAGGCCGCGCCTTACGCGGCTTATGCCGAACTTGACTTCGCCACACAGACGATGACGGACGGCGATGTCTGGTCGCGGGCGATGGTGCGGCTGCACGAGGCGCTCGTCTCGATAGGCTTGCTGCGCCAGTGCGTAGCCCGGCTGCCGTCCGGGCCGACCAATGCCGGACCGCTGCCGCATATTCCCGCGGGCGAAGCGATCGCAAGGACCGAGGCACCGCGCGGCGAACTGCTCTATTACGTGAAGACCGTCGGCACCGATGTTCCCGAGCGGGTGCGATGCAGGGTCCCAAGCTACATGAACTGGGAAGCGCTCAAGGTGATGATGCGACATGGGCGCGTTGCCGACATTCCCTTGATCATCAACAGTATCGACCCGTGCGTCTCCTGCACCGAGCGTTGA
- a CDS encoding hydrogenase maturation nickel metallochaperone HypA/HybF, which yields MHELSIASALFDIVSEQAKRFPGERVIGVTMSIGGVQALEPDAVRTCFTLLSEGSAIAGAELTIERRPIVVFCRRCEAEREADTNFACVTCGNYGVRLVGSQAMSVEKMTLRSRENTMDESHGR from the coding sequence ATGCATGAACTGTCGATCGCGTCCGCCCTGTTCGATATCGTGAGCGAGCAAGCGAAGCGCTTTCCCGGCGAGCGCGTGATCGGCGTAACCATGAGTATTGGCGGCGTACAGGCATTGGAGCCCGATGCGGTGAGGACATGCTTCACGTTGCTGTCGGAAGGATCGGCCATTGCCGGAGCGGAACTGACGATTGAGCGGCGACCCATCGTCGTCTTCTGTCGGCGCTGCGAGGCGGAACGGGAGGCCGATACCAATTTTGCCTGCGTGACGTGTGGAAACTACGGAGTTCGACTCGTGGGTTCGCAGGCTATGTCGGTCGAGAAGATGACATTGCGTAGCAGGGAAAACACGATGGACGAGAGCCATGGCCGCTGA
- a CDS encoding 4Fe-4S dicluster domain-containing protein, with protein MAAESQARRENVIIYADPDRCMGCHSCEIACAVSHAEGHDLFSAVAARLPLQPRNHVVSVDGVTMPLQCRQCEDAPCTAVCPTGACRQTDGMVEIIGQHCIGCKLCAMVCPFGVITVKAEVAADGTALTNHGIAKKCDLCTDWRAETGAEETACVQSCPTKAIQLVDLDEYRKALREARARELVEATRHIRL; from the coding sequence ATGGCCGCTGAATCCCAGGCAAGGCGTGAGAATGTCATCATCTATGCCGATCCCGATCGGTGCATGGGGTGTCATTCCTGTGAGATCGCCTGTGCGGTGTCGCACGCGGAAGGGCATGACCTGTTCAGTGCCGTTGCGGCCAGGCTGCCGCTCCAGCCGCGCAACCACGTCGTCAGCGTCGACGGCGTGACCATGCCGTTGCAGTGCCGCCAGTGCGAGGATGCGCCTTGCACGGCGGTCTGTCCTACGGGCGCCTGCCGCCAGACGGACGGGATGGTCGAGATCATCGGTCAGCACTGCATTGGCTGCAAGCTCTGCGCGATGGTCTGCCCGTTTGGTGTCATCACGGTGAAGGCAGAGGTTGCGGCCGATGGAACGGCGCTGACCAACCATGGCATCGCGAAGAAGTGCGATCTTTGCACTGACTGGCGCGCAGAGACCGGGGCCGAGGAGACGGCCTGCGTGCAGTCCTGCCCGACCAAGGCGATCCAACTGGTCGATCTCGATGAGTATCGAAAGGCGCTGCGTGAGGCGCGCGCCCGCGAGCTCGTCGAAGCAACCCGCCACATCCGTCTTTAG
- the cooS gene encoding anaerobic carbon-monoxide dehydrogenase catalytic subunit, with protein MLGVTKAAGIATAWDRYKAQQPQCGFGSTGLCCRICLQGPCRIDPFGNGPQYGVCGADRDTIVARHLVRMMAAGTAAHSEHGRHIALALLHVGEHKLHDYAVHDDEKLHAVAARLGVATEGREQSDIIHELAEVTLGDYQNQDYDKPCHWISSSLPAPRLKKLSDLGLLPHNIDAMVAQSMSRTHMGCDAEPENLILGGLRVALADLNGEMLATELSDVLFGTPKPVASVANLGVLKRNAVNVAVNGHNPLLSEIICNVAADLHDEAVAAGAPEGINIVGVCCTGNELMMRHGVPLATNYLSQELPIATGALEAMIVDVQCVMPSLPRIAACFHTKIITTDNQNKITGATHIEFEEERASEIARQILRVAIDNFKRRDPKRIDIPDEKQEAIVGFSTEGIVAALATVDAADPLKPMVDNIVSGAIQGVVLFAGCNNAKIQQDHNYLTMAKSLAKRNVLVVATGCASGAFAKGGMMTSAATDQYCGEGLRGVLTAIGEAAGLGGPLPPVLHMGACVDNSRAVALVTALANKLGVDISDLPVVASAPEAMSEKAMAIGTWSVAIGLPTHLGTVPPVVGSDVVTGLITDAAKAQLGGYFIVEPDPEKAADSLFDAIQERRAGLGLSTAPRRPALSPTYRFAPSRPAPALLPS; from the coding sequence ATGCTCGGCGTGACGAAGGCCGCCGGCATCGCGACCGCTTGGGACCGTTATAAGGCGCAGCAGCCGCAATGTGGGTTCGGTAGCACCGGTCTGTGCTGCCGTATCTGTCTTCAGGGCCCATGCCGGATCGATCCGTTCGGCAATGGCCCGCAATATGGTGTCTGCGGTGCCGATCGCGACACGATCGTGGCGCGGCACCTGGTGCGGATGATGGCCGCGGGTACGGCCGCGCACTCGGAGCATGGGCGCCACATCGCACTCGCGCTCTTGCATGTCGGAGAGCACAAGCTGCACGACTATGCGGTCCATGACGACGAGAAGCTGCATGCGGTAGCGGCGCGACTTGGCGTCGCGACCGAGGGGCGCGAGCAGTCTGATATCATCCACGAGCTGGCCGAGGTGACCCTGGGCGACTACCAGAACCAGGATTACGACAAGCCCTGCCACTGGATATCCTCCTCGCTGCCGGCGCCGCGCCTGAAGAAGTTAAGCGACCTCGGTCTGTTGCCACACAATATCGATGCCATGGTTGCCCAGTCCATGTCGCGCACGCACATGGGATGTGACGCGGAACCGGAGAATCTGATCCTTGGCGGACTGCGCGTGGCGCTGGCCGACCTCAACGGCGAAATGCTCGCGACCGAGTTGTCCGACGTGCTGTTCGGTACGCCCAAGCCGGTCGCAAGCGTCGCCAATCTCGGCGTACTCAAACGCAACGCTGTGAACGTCGCGGTCAATGGGCATAATCCGCTGCTCAGCGAGATCATCTGCAACGTCGCGGCCGATCTGCATGACGAGGCAGTGGCGGCGGGCGCGCCCGAAGGCATCAACATCGTCGGCGTCTGCTGCACCGGCAACGAATTGATGATGCGCCACGGCGTACCGCTGGCCACGAATTATCTGTCCCAGGAACTTCCGATCGCGACGGGCGCGCTCGAGGCGATGATCGTGGACGTTCAGTGTGTCATGCCATCGCTGCCGCGGATTGCCGCCTGCTTTCATACCAAGATCATCACCACCGACAATCAGAACAAGATCACCGGCGCGACGCATATCGAGTTCGAGGAGGAGAGAGCGAGCGAGATCGCGCGTCAGATTCTCCGCGTCGCAATCGACAACTTCAAGCGCCGCGATCCCAAGCGCATCGACATCCCGGACGAAAAGCAGGAGGCGATCGTCGGCTTCAGCACGGAAGGGATCGTCGCCGCGCTGGCAACGGTGGATGCCGCGGACCCGCTGAAGCCGATGGTCGACAATATTGTCAGCGGCGCGATCCAGGGCGTCGTGCTCTTCGCGGGCTGCAACAACGCCAAGATCCAGCAGGATCATAATTATCTGACGATGGCGAAATCGTTAGCTAAGCGGAACGTTCTCGTGGTCGCCACCGGCTGCGCATCGGGCGCCTTCGCCAAGGGCGGCATGATGACGAGCGCGGCGACAGACCAATATTGCGGCGAGGGTCTGCGTGGCGTGTTGACGGCGATCGGAGAGGCGGCGGGGCTGGGCGGCCCACTGCCGCCGGTGCTGCACATGGGGGCCTGTGTCGACAACAGCCGTGCCGTCGCGCTGGTAACGGCGCTCGCCAACAAGCTTGGCGTCGACATCTCGGACCTACCGGTTGTCGCCAGCGCGCCCGAAGCGATGTCCGAAAAGGCGATGGCGATCGGCACCTGGTCGGTAGCGATCGGCCTGCCGACCCATCTTGGCACGGTGCCGCCCGTCGTCGGCTCCGACGTGGTGACCGGCCTCATCACCGATGCGGCCAAGGCGCAGCTCGGTGGCTATTTCATCGTCGAGCCCGATCCGGAAAAAGCGGCGGACAGTCTGTTCGATGCCATTCAGGAACGGCGCGCGGGCCTTGGGCTCTCGACTGCGCCGCGCCGCCCGGCATTGTCGCCGACGTACCGCTTCGCCCCGTCGCGGCCCGCACCCGCCCTGCTGCCGTCATGA
- a CDS encoding ATP-binding protein, protein MKVAVSGKGGVGKSTIVGMLARALNDDGWKVMAIDADPDANLASAIGIPADRMTELKPISAMTELALERTGATPGSGSFFILNPKVDDIPDRFSVEHEGIKLLAMGTVDHAGAGCVCPEHALVRTLMRHILTRRREAVLLDMEAGIEHFGRGTVEAVDLLVIVVEPGMRSFQTGAQIERLAAELGIKRVCYVANKVASAEDEAFVRTQAGDKDLLLVAPFDQDIQAADQAGESCYDRSEAFRVRAHGFAKEVVRRVVGQKEVNDVLG, encoded by the coding sequence ATGAAGGTCGCGGTCTCCGGCAAGGGTGGAGTGGGCAAGTCGACGATCGTCGGCATGCTGGCCCGCGCCCTGAACGACGATGGCTGGAAGGTGATGGCCATCGATGCGGATCCGGACGCGAACCTGGCCTCGGCGATCGGCATACCCGCTGATCGGATGACGGAGCTGAAGCCGATCTCGGCGATGACGGAACTCGCGCTGGAGCGTACGGGCGCGACGCCCGGTTCGGGCAGTTTCTTCATTCTCAATCCAAAGGTGGATGACATTCCCGATCGCTTCTCGGTCGAGCACGAAGGCATCAAGCTGCTGGCGATGGGAACGGTCGATCATGCCGGAGCGGGCTGTGTGTGTCCGGAGCATGCCCTGGTCCGGACGCTGATGCGGCACATCCTCACCCGTCGCCGCGAGGCTGTACTGCTCGACATGGAAGCCGGTATCGAGCATTTCGGGCGCGGCACGGTCGAGGCCGTTGATCTTCTCGTCATCGTCGTGGAGCCCGGTATGCGCAGTTTCCAGACCGGCGCGCAGATCGAGCGCCTGGCCGCGGAACTGGGCATCAAGCGGGTCTGCTACGTTGCCAACAAGGTGGCGTCTGCCGAAGACGAGGCGTTCGTTCGCACACAGGCGGGCGACAAGGATCTACTGCTGGTGGCGCCATTCGATCAGGACATCCAGGCTGCGGATCAAGCAGGCGAGTCCTGCTACGATCGAAGCGAGGCTTTCCGCGTGCGTGCGCACGGCTTTGCCAAGGAAGTGGTGCGCAGGGTTGTTGGACAAAAGGAAGTGAACGATGTGCTTGGGTAA
- a CDS encoding CooT family nickel-binding protein, with product MCLGKIVLTGAGTDRQEIGDVVDIRMDDNGVSVSTLFGEEHRFEDVAIEHIAMRSGVTVSLVARVAA from the coding sequence ATGTGCTTGGGTAAAATCGTGCTGACGGGCGCAGGAACGGATCGCCAGGAAATCGGTGATGTCGTCGACATCCGCATGGACGACAACGGCGTCAGCGTATCGACGCTGTTCGGCGAGGAGCATCGCTTCGAGGACGTCGCGATCGAGCATATCGCGATGCGGTCCGGGGTGACCGTGTCGCTCGTCGCGCGGGTGGCGGCATGA
- a CDS encoding carbamoyltransferase N-terminal domain-containing protein has product MRICGAGLGHDAAVALIEDGRLVFSVELEKLGNRERFARAVDEPGFIAGILTDFGYCPEDIDILSVDGSDAGLAEAWGPYPMPAIIERPGHTLANIAAAWSASPFAQRREAAHILVWDGSGLPELHHLDPATQTIRHLGAIGRLPGRAYAAAGQYFAAFEMAAAGSQERLDVAGKLMAFVGLGTADPHLVDMIEQCCIDAFHRPSPHASDADRLEGMFESIAMRSAGVSGEDILAAFHLFVEHSLTRGLRRLLGPSSRRNLCIAGGCGLNIKWNSAIRASGLFQHVWVPPFPNNSGAAIGAAAAAFLEHVGFRAIDWSVYSGPSLPDAQGALMPGWRSRPCEAPELARLLAEGAIVALLDGRAEIGPRALGHRSIVAAPFPLSMRDRLNGIKRREPYRPIAPVCILDRAAEVFDPGMEDSYMLFEQRVRPEWRGRIPAVVHIDGTARVQTVERTAPSMIARLLIAYEEQTGIPILCNTSANRPGRGFFPDLQSVLDWGEVDHVWYDGRLFERDRTPGGLDSHALAAVA; this is encoded by the coding sequence GTGAGGATTTGCGGTGCCGGTCTCGGCCATGATGCGGCGGTCGCACTGATTGAAGACGGGCGGCTGGTCTTCAGTGTCGAATTGGAGAAGCTTGGCAATCGGGAGCGCTTCGCACGGGCTGTCGATGAGCCGGGCTTCATCGCGGGCATACTGACCGATTTTGGCTATTGCCCCGAGGATATCGACATTCTCTCCGTCGATGGCAGCGATGCCGGGTTGGCCGAAGCATGGGGGCCATATCCCATGCCGGCGATCATCGAACGGCCCGGGCACACCCTAGCCAACATCGCCGCGGCCTGGTCTGCCAGTCCGTTCGCGCAGCGGCGCGAGGCGGCTCATATCCTGGTTTGGGATGGATCGGGCCTGCCCGAACTGCATCATCTCGATCCGGCTACCCAAACGATCCGGCATCTCGGTGCGATCGGCAGGCTTCCCGGGCGAGCCTATGCCGCCGCCGGGCAATATTTCGCAGCCTTCGAAATGGCGGCAGCGGGATCGCAAGAGAGGCTGGACGTCGCCGGGAAGCTGATGGCCTTCGTCGGGCTTGGCACGGCCGATCCCCATCTTGTCGATATGATCGAGCAATGCTGCATCGACGCCTTCCATAGGCCTTCGCCGCATGCGTCGGATGCAGACCGCCTCGAGGGCATGTTCGAAAGCATCGCGATGCGATCGGCCGGAGTGTCCGGAGAAGATATTCTCGCCGCCTTTCACCTGTTCGTGGAGCATAGCCTCACCAGAGGTCTGCGCCGGCTGCTTGGGCCATCTTCGAGACGCAACCTTTGCATAGCTGGCGGCTGCGGTCTCAACATCAAGTGGAACAGCGCCATCCGCGCCTCGGGCCTCTTCCAGCATGTCTGGGTGCCGCCCTTTCCGAACAACAGCGGCGCCGCGATCGGCGCTGCCGCTGCGGCGTTCCTTGAGCATGTGGGCTTCCGCGCCATCGACTGGTCGGTCTATAGCGGACCGTCCTTGCCGGACGCGCAAGGGGCGCTGATGCCGGGTTGGCGATCCCGGCCTTGCGAGGCGCCGGAACTGGCAAGGCTGCTGGCCGAGGGCGCGATCGTCGCGCTTCTGGACGGACGTGCCGAAATCGGGCCACGCGCGCTGGGGCATCGCAGCATCGTCGCGGCGCCTTTTCCCCTGTCGATGCGGGACAGGCTGAACGGCATCAAGCGCCGCGAGCCCTATCGCCCGATTGCGCCCGTCTGCATCCTCGATCGCGCAGCGGAGGTTTTCGATCCGGGAATGGAAGATTCCTACATGTTGTTCGAGCAGCGTGTGCGGCCGGAATGGCGCGGACGCATTCCCGCGGTCGTGCATATCGATGGCACGGCCCGCGTGCAGACGGTAGAACGCACCGCGCCGTCGATGATCGCGCGGCTTCTTATCGCCTATGAGGAACAGACCGGCATTCCCATATTGTGCAACACCAGCGCCAATCGCCCGGGCCGCGGGTTCTTTCCTGACCTCCAGTCTGTGCTGGACTGGGGAGAGGTGGACCATGTCTGGTATGATGGTAGGCTTTTCGAGCGCGACCGTACGCCGGGCGGGCTGGATTCGCATGCGCTCGCCGCCGTCGCCTGA
- the hypB gene encoding hydrogenase nickel incorporation protein HypB, which produces MIDDDHAALHAAGVPHVHSHDHVEIKAGVLDYGAGHAGVAVPGLPQERVVAIEQAVLGHNDALAERNRQAFAADDLLVLNLLSSPGSGKTTLLCETVRAMRGRAPVAVIEGDQQTSFDADRIRAAGAPSVQINTGKGCHLDAAMVARAVETLAPARGSILFVENVGNLVCPAAFDLGEAAKVVILSVTEGEDKPLKYPDMFAAADLLLLNKIDLSPHVDFDEERCLELAHRVNPSLPVLRLSARTGDGMDAWLDWIGARQRERATA; this is translated from the coding sequence GTGATCGACGACGACCATGCCGCGCTCCACGCCGCAGGCGTTCCGCATGTCCACTCGCACGATCATGTCGAGATCAAAGCGGGTGTTCTCGATTATGGCGCGGGCCATGCCGGTGTGGCCGTACCCGGCCTGCCGCAGGAGCGGGTGGTGGCGATCGAGCAGGCCGTGCTGGGGCATAATGACGCGCTTGCGGAGCGCAACCGGCAGGCGTTCGCAGCCGACGATCTGCTGGTTCTGAACCTTCTGTCCAGCCCCGGATCGGGCAAGACGACCCTGTTGTGCGAAACCGTTCGCGCGATGCGGGGGCGGGCGCCGGTCGCGGTCATCGAGGGCGATCAGCAGACCAGCTTCGATGCCGATCGCATCCGTGCGGCGGGCGCACCCTCCGTCCAGATCAACACCGGCAAGGGATGCCATCTCGATGCGGCCATGGTGGCGCGCGCGGTCGAGACGCTGGCGCCCGCGCGGGGCAGCATCCTGTTCGTGGAGAATGTCGGCAACCTCGTCTGCCCGGCGGCCTTCGATCTGGGCGAGGCGGCCAAGGTGGTCATCCTCTCCGTCACCGAAGGCGAGGACAAGCCGCTCAAATATCCGGACATGTTCGCGGCCGCCGATCTCCTGCTGCTCAACAAGATCGATCTTTCCCCTCATGTCGATTTCGATGAAGAGCGCTGCCTCGAACTGGCGCATCGGGTCAATCCGTCGCTTCCCGTTCTCCGGCTTTCCGCGCGGACCGGCGATGGCATGGACGCCTGGCTCGATTGGATCGGCGCGCGCCAGCGGGAACGGGCCACGGCATGA